The following proteins are co-located in the Streptomyces sp. NBC_00435 genome:
- a CDS encoding carbohydrate kinase family protein encodes MTAVPGAPGALLVVGDVVTDIVAVHAKPLAPGTDTPARIRTLPGGAGANAACWAAHAGAGEVRLLARVGGDAAQWHERALLEAGVRPQLVIDPAEPTGTVVALVGKDAERTFLTDSGASLRLSPADWAPGMLDGVGHLHLSGYLFFAGSSRELAVVALRAARARGIPVSVDPASAGFLAALGPDRFLDAVAGAGVLLPNEDEALLLAGAEGTADGSAGAARAAAVLSRRVPLVVVTRGRAGALIAEDGRVTAEVAAESAEAVDSTGAGDAFTGAFLAARLAGAGSAWAAGAGCRAAALAVARLGGRP; translated from the coding sequence GTGACCGCCGTACCCGGCGCGCCCGGGGCTCTGCTGGTCGTCGGGGACGTGGTGACGGACATCGTGGCGGTGCACGCGAAGCCGCTGGCTCCGGGCACCGACACCCCGGCCCGGATTCGCACCCTGCCGGGTGGTGCCGGGGCCAACGCGGCCTGCTGGGCGGCCCACGCGGGAGCCGGGGAGGTACGACTCCTCGCGCGGGTCGGCGGCGATGCGGCCCAGTGGCACGAGCGGGCGCTGCTCGAAGCCGGCGTGCGGCCGCAGCTGGTGATCGATCCGGCCGAGCCGACGGGAACGGTGGTCGCGCTGGTCGGGAAGGACGCGGAGCGGACCTTCCTGACCGACAGCGGGGCCTCCCTGCGCCTCTCCCCCGCCGACTGGGCGCCCGGGATGCTGGACGGGGTCGGCCATCTCCACCTGTCGGGTTACCTGTTCTTCGCCGGCAGCAGCCGGGAGCTGGCCGTGGTGGCGCTGCGGGCCGCCCGTGCCCGGGGGATCCCGGTGAGCGTGGATCCGGCGTCGGCGGGGTTCCTGGCCGCGCTGGGTCCGGACCGCTTCCTGGACGCCGTGGCGGGGGCCGGCGTACTGCTGCCGAACGAGGACGAGGCGCTGTTGCTGGCGGGGGCGGAGGGGACGGCCGACGGGTCCGCCGGGGCGGCCCGGGCCGCGGCGGTGCTGAGCCGGCGGGTGCCGCTGGTGGTGGTCACCCGGGGCCGGGCCGGGGCGCTGATCGCCGAGGACGGCCGGGTGACGGCCGAGGTCGCGGCGGAGAGCGCGGAGGCGGTGGATTCCACGGGCGCCGGGGACGCCTTCACCGGCGCCTTCCTCGCGGCCCGGCTGGCGGGAGCGGGCTCGGCGTGGGCCGCCGGGGCCGGGTGCCGGGCGGCCGCGCTGGCGGTGGCCCGGCTGGGCGGGCGGCCGTAG
- a CDS encoding cupin domain-containing protein → MSTSDHSDAPVPVPSPASFAVSVPDLSDTELEAEELDPAQILSGDPVVTGKVLWEAPDGSQVRGIWQITPGVVTDTEANELFVVVSGRATIEVEGGATLEVGPGSACVLREGDRTTWTVHETLRKAYHISY, encoded by the coding sequence ATGAGCACCAGTGATCACAGTGACGCCCCCGTACCCGTGCCGTCCCCCGCCTCCTTCGCCGTTTCCGTACCGGACCTCTCCGACACGGAACTGGAGGCGGAGGAGCTCGACCCCGCGCAGATCCTCTCGGGCGATCCCGTCGTGACGGGCAAGGTGCTGTGGGAGGCGCCGGACGGTTCGCAGGTGCGCGGGATCTGGCAGATCACCCCGGGCGTGGTCACCGACACCGAGGCCAACGAGCTCTTCGTGGTGGTCAGCGGGCGCGCCACCATCGAGGTGGAGGGCGGCGCGACGCTGGAGGTCGGCCCCGGCTCCGCGTGCGTCCTGCGGGAGGGCGACAGGACCACGTGGACCGTCCACGAGACGCTCCGCAAGGCCTACCACATCAGCTACTAG
- a CDS encoding uridine kinase, whose product MQLEAITWQRMAERLAGHLDDDAADDGASGANRASGGNAWDGGDGGGSRSWRRVGIDGAPAAGTGVLAAELADALRRRGRSVLVVAAGGFLRPASLRFEFGREDVDSYLDGWYDTAALWREVFGPTDPGGTGRVLPDLWDPATDRATRNPYAELPSGGVLIAHGPLLLGHWFPFDLSVHISLSPGALARRTEESARWTIPAFARYEAETDPAARADALVRADDPRHPAWTGLRPGPAG is encoded by the coding sequence GTGCAGCTGGAAGCGATCACCTGGCAGCGGATGGCCGAGCGGCTCGCCGGTCATCTCGACGACGACGCGGCCGACGACGGAGCAAGCGGAGCGAACAGAGCAAGCGGAGGGAACGCCTGGGACGGCGGGGACGGAGGCGGCAGCCGGTCCTGGCGGCGGGTCGGCATCGACGGGGCGCCCGCCGCCGGCACCGGCGTACTCGCCGCCGAGCTCGCCGACGCCCTGCGCCGGCGCGGCCGTTCGGTCCTGGTGGTGGCGGCCGGAGGCTTCCTGCGCCCGGCCTCGCTCCGCTTCGAGTTCGGGCGCGAGGACGTGGACTCGTACCTCGACGGCTGGTACGACACGGCCGCGCTCTGGCGGGAGGTCTTCGGCCCGACCGACCCCGGCGGCACTGGCCGGGTGCTGCCCGACCTCTGGGACCCGGCCACCGACCGGGCGACCCGCAACCCCTACGCCGAACTCCCGTCCGGCGGCGTGCTCATCGCGCACGGCCCGCTCCTCCTGGGGCACTGGTTCCCCTTCGACCTCAGCGTCCACATCAGCCTCTCCCCAGGGGCGCTCGCCCGCCGCACGGAGGAGTCCGCCCGCTGGACCATCCCCGCCTTCGCGCGCTACGAGGCCGAAACTGACCCGGCGGCGCGGGCCGACGCCCTGGTCCGGGCCGACGATCCGCGCCACCCGGCCTGGACGGGTCTGCGCCCAGGACCGGCCGGTTGA
- a CDS encoding glycerophosphodiester phosphodiesterase — MYVRSAAAATAAFLGLTLTVFGAAAASAAPGGPDWFSNPIVYAHRGASAYAPENTLQAIDLAMEMGFDWVENDVQRTRDGELVVIHDDTLARTTDVEQVFPDRKPWRVHDFTAAEIARLDAGSWFGQEFAGARVPTLRQYMNRVQRNQQRLLLEIKKPELYPGIEQQTLDVLEETGWLDENHVNRRLVVQSFSADSVRTVHELRPDLVTAFLGTPALADLPRYAEFTDRINPWYTTIDSDWVAAVHGLVGAHGRAMEVDTWIVDDAATTLKVREMGVDGIITDKPDVVREAVGGY; from the coding sequence ATGTATGTCCGATCCGCCGCCGCGGCCACCGCCGCCTTCCTGGGACTCACCCTGACCGTGTTCGGTGCGGCCGCCGCCTCGGCCGCACCCGGCGGTCCGGACTGGTTCTCCAACCCGATCGTGTACGCCCACCGGGGGGCTTCGGCGTACGCCCCGGAGAACACCCTGCAGGCGATCGACCTCGCCATGGAGATGGGCTTCGACTGGGTGGAGAACGACGTCCAGCGGACCAGGGACGGCGAGCTCGTGGTGATCCACGACGACACCCTGGCCCGGACCACCGACGTCGAGCAGGTGTTCCCGGACCGCAAGCCCTGGCGGGTCCACGACTTCACCGCGGCGGAGATCGCCCGGCTGGACGCGGGCAGCTGGTTCGGACAGGAGTTCGCGGGCGCCCGCGTACCGACCCTGCGGCAGTACATGAACCGGGTCCAGCGCAACCAGCAGCGGCTGCTCCTGGAGATCAAGAAGCCGGAGCTCTACCCCGGGATCGAGCAGCAGACCCTGGACGTCCTGGAGGAGACCGGCTGGCTCGACGAGAACCACGTGAACCGCCGCCTGGTCGTCCAGAGCTTCAGCGCCGACTCCGTACGCACCGTCCACGAGCTGCGCCCGGACCTGGTCACGGCCTTCCTCGGCACCCCGGCCCTCGCCGACCTGCCGCGGTACGCCGAGTTCACGGACCGGATCAACCCCTGGTACACCACGATCGACAGCGACTGGGTGGCCGCGGTGCACGGGCTGGTCGGCGCCCACGGCAGGGCGATGGAAGTGGACACCTGGATCGTGGACGACGCGGCGACCACCCTGAAGGTCCGGGAGATGGGTGTGGACGGGATCATCACCGACAAGCCCGACGTCGTACGGGAGGCCGTGGGCGGCTACTGA
- a CDS encoding cupin domain-containing protein, whose translation MAGRQATAGRPRAMGRRPEAEIASGLVVREVAIEPGGCTGWHYHRVPLMAVVKSGTLTRILHDGTVEVHRTGTSFVEPAGIHHVHLGRNLGSEPVVLCVTAALAEGDPFALPAEAPPGAPPCECATRTR comes from the coding sequence ATGGCTGGACGGCAGGCGACGGCGGGGCGCCCGAGAGCGATGGGCCGGCGACCCGAGGCGGAGATCGCCTCCGGCCTCGTGGTGCGGGAAGTCGCCATAGAACCGGGCGGCTGCACCGGCTGGCACTACCACCGCGTCCCGCTGATGGCCGTGGTCAAGTCCGGCACCCTGACCCGGATCCTGCACGACGGCACGGTCGAGGTGCACCGCACCGGAACCAGCTTCGTCGAGCCCGCCGGCATCCACCACGTCCACCTCGGCCGCAACCTCGGCTCCGAGCCCGTCGTGCTCTGCGTGACCGCCGCCCTCGCCGAGGGCGACCCCTTCGCGCTGCCCGCCGAGGCCCCGCCCGGGGCCCCGCCGTGCGAGTGCGCGACGCGCACCCGGTGA
- a CDS encoding WGR domain-containing protein, with amino-acid sequence MARETTYLELSQDDGGAHKFYEVTVDGTAVSVRYGRIGADGQLQNSSFPTIEKARAAAAKKVGEKVRKGYAPAVRGVRAARSVTRRQVTSAPSTARAVAPVLWRFRTGSSAFGIHVDEDRCWVGNQAGDVYTLSHGGEVLARYSLPDGVKCLVADEFWIYAGCDDGTVYDLSSKVPFGAYDIAADVDIFWLDIREGVLNVSDRSGGLTVIDHEDEFQWSRRSAGTNAWMVRADERAVYHGHSKGVTAYAPDGGRELWHTQTDGSVLFGWQEDHAVYAGTGHNTVQRLSKATGALEASYRCDAAVYSCATSPDGRHVFAGDLASSVYCFDADGRRLWKLGTGSGAALSMQYLDERLYLVTTDGSLVCVDASEAAIAAAREGSVPTAVDVKSAAALPVFTPAASPAAVATVSVAAVPAGGVVVECVQQGGRMRVQVVSGGFEPSWNVQFPRGIREPGARYVVDGLHPASGGFYRVRGEIRRLV; translated from the coding sequence ATGGCTCGGGAGACGACGTATCTGGAGCTGTCGCAGGACGACGGCGGTGCCCACAAGTTCTACGAGGTGACTGTGGACGGCACGGCCGTCTCCGTGCGCTACGGGCGCATCGGCGCGGACGGCCAGTTGCAGAACTCCTCCTTCCCGACCATCGAGAAGGCTCGGGCGGCAGCCGCCAAGAAGGTCGGGGAGAAGGTCCGCAAGGGCTACGCCCCGGCGGTGCGGGGAGTCCGCGCGGCCCGGTCGGTGACGCGCCGCCAGGTGACGTCGGCGCCGTCCACGGCGCGGGCGGTGGCCCCGGTGCTGTGGCGGTTCCGTACCGGGTCCTCCGCCTTCGGGATCCACGTGGACGAGGACCGCTGCTGGGTCGGCAACCAGGCCGGCGACGTCTACACGCTCAGCCACGGCGGTGAGGTACTGGCCCGGTACTCACTGCCGGACGGGGTGAAATGCCTGGTGGCGGACGAGTTCTGGATCTACGCGGGCTGTGACGACGGCACGGTCTACGACCTGTCCTCGAAGGTCCCGTTCGGGGCGTACGACATCGCGGCCGATGTGGACATCTTCTGGCTCGACATCCGCGAGGGTGTGCTGAACGTGTCGGACCGCAGCGGGGGGCTGACGGTCATCGACCACGAGGACGAGTTCCAGTGGTCGCGGCGCTCGGCCGGCACGAACGCCTGGATGGTGCGCGCGGACGAGCGGGCGGTCTACCACGGCCACAGCAAGGGGGTCACGGCCTACGCCCCGGACGGCGGGCGGGAGTTGTGGCACACCCAGACCGACGGATCGGTGCTGTTCGGCTGGCAGGAGGACCACGCGGTGTATGCCGGGACCGGGCACAACACCGTGCAGCGGCTGTCGAAGGCGACGGGCGCACTGGAGGCCTCCTACCGGTGCGACGCGGCGGTGTACTCGTGCGCGACCTCGCCGGACGGGCGGCACGTCTTCGCCGGTGACCTCGCGTCCTCCGTCTACTGCTTCGACGCCGACGGGCGGCGGCTGTGGAAACTGGGCACCGGCAGCGGGGCCGCGCTGTCCATGCAGTACCTGGACGAGCGGCTGTACCTGGTGACCACGGACGGCTCGCTGGTGTGCGTGGACGCGAGCGAGGCCGCGATCGCCGCCGCCCGCGAGGGATCGGTGCCGACGGCGGTGGACGTGAAGTCGGCCGCCGCCCTGCCCGTCTTCACCCCGGCCGCGAGCCCCGCCGCGGTGGCGACGGTGTCGGTGGCCGCCGTGCCCGCGGGCGGGGTGGTCGTGGAGTGCGTCCAGCAGGGCGGCCGGATGCGCGTCCAAGTGGTCTCGGGCGGCTTCGAGCCCTCCTGGAACGTGCAGTTCCCGCGCGGGATCCGGGAGCCCGGCGCCCGGTACGTGGTGGACGGACTGCACCCGGCCTCAGGGGGCTTCTACCGCGTGCGCGGGGAAATACGCCGTCTCGTCTGA
- the uvrB gene encoding excinuclease ABC subunit UvrB, whose amino-acid sequence MRPVSKIERTVAPFEVVSSYQPSGDQPAAIAELEKRIRAGEKDVVLLGATGTGKSATTAWMIEKLQRPTLVMAPNKTLAAQLANEFRELLPNNAVEYFVSYYDYYQPEAYVPQSDTYIEKDSSINEEVERLRHSATNSLLTRRDVIVVASVSCIYGLGTPQEYVDRMVPLKVGEEMDRDQLLRRFVDIQYTRNDVAFTRGTFRVRGDTIEIFPVYEELAVRIEMFGDEIEALSTLHPLTGEVISEDRELYVFPASHYVAGPERMEKAVRGIEAELAERLAELEKQGKMLEAQRLRMRTTYDLEMMRQIGSCSGIENYSLHMDDRERGSAPNTLIDYFPEDFLLVIDESHVTVPQIGAMYEGDASRKRTLVDHGFRLPSALDNRPLKWEEFQERIGQTVYLSATPGKYELSRGDGFVEQIIRPTGLIDPEVVVKPTEGQIDDLVHEIRQRVEKDERVLVTTLTKKMAEDLTDYFLELGIQVRYLHSDVDTLRRIELLRELRAGEYDVLVGINLLREGLDLPEVSLVAILDADKQGFLRSGTSLIQTIGRAARNVSGEVHMYADSITPAMAQAIDETNRRREKQVAYNTAHGIDPQPLRKKINDIVATIAREELDTEQLLGTGYRQTKDGKALKAPVPALGGKAGQAKAGGRAGAKGAKRGEVLTDRPAAELAALIEQMTERMRGAAAELQFEVAARIRDEVSELKKELRQMKEAGLA is encoded by the coding sequence ATGCGGCCCGTATCGAAGATCGAACGCACGGTGGCGCCTTTCGAGGTCGTCAGTTCCTACCAGCCCAGCGGCGACCAGCCGGCGGCCATCGCCGAGCTGGAGAAGCGCATCCGTGCAGGTGAGAAGGATGTCGTGCTGCTCGGCGCGACCGGAACCGGCAAGTCGGCGACCACCGCCTGGATGATCGAGAAGCTCCAGCGGCCCACGCTGGTGATGGCACCGAACAAGACGCTCGCCGCGCAGCTGGCGAACGAGTTCCGCGAGCTCCTGCCGAACAACGCCGTCGAGTACTTCGTGTCGTACTACGACTACTACCAGCCCGAGGCCTACGTTCCGCAGTCGGACACCTACATCGAGAAGGACTCCTCGATCAACGAGGAGGTGGAGCGGCTGCGCCACTCCGCGACCAACTCCCTCCTCACCCGTCGCGACGTCATCGTCGTCGCCTCCGTGTCCTGCATCTACGGTCTCGGCACCCCGCAGGAGTACGTCGACCGGATGGTCCCCCTCAAGGTCGGTGAGGAGATGGACCGCGATCAGCTGCTGCGCCGCTTCGTCGACATCCAGTACACGCGCAACGACGTGGCCTTCACCCGGGGCACCTTCCGGGTGCGCGGCGACACCATCGAGATCTTCCCGGTCTACGAGGAACTGGCCGTCCGCATCGAGATGTTCGGCGACGAGATCGAGGCCCTGTCCACCCTGCACCCGCTGACCGGCGAGGTGATCAGCGAGGACCGCGAGCTGTACGTCTTCCCGGCGAGCCACTACGTCGCCGGCCCGGAGCGCATGGAGAAGGCGGTCCGCGGCATCGAGGCCGAGCTGGCCGAGCGCCTCGCGGAGCTGGAGAAGCAGGGCAAGATGCTGGAGGCGCAGCGGCTGCGCATGCGCACCACGTACGACCTGGAGATGATGCGCCAGATCGGGTCCTGCTCCGGCATCGAGAACTACTCGCTGCACATGGACGACCGCGAGCGCGGCTCCGCGCCCAACACCCTCATCGACTACTTTCCCGAGGACTTCCTCCTCGTCATCGACGAGTCGCACGTCACCGTCCCCCAGATCGGCGCGATGTACGAAGGTGACGCGTCCCGCAAGCGGACCCTGGTCGACCACGGATTCCGGCTGCCGTCCGCGCTCGACAACCGCCCGCTGAAGTGGGAGGAGTTCCAGGAACGCATCGGCCAGACCGTCTACCTGTCGGCGACCCCCGGCAAGTACGAGCTCTCGCGCGGGGACGGCTTCGTCGAGCAGATCATCCGCCCGACCGGACTCATCGACCCCGAGGTCGTGGTCAAGCCCACCGAGGGCCAGATCGACGACCTGGTGCACGAGATCCGTCAGCGGGTGGAGAAGGACGAGCGCGTCCTGGTCACCACCCTCACCAAGAAGATGGCCGAGGACCTCACCGACTACTTCCTGGAGCTCGGCATCCAGGTCCGCTACCTGCACAGCGACGTCGACACCCTGCGCCGCATCGAGCTGCTGCGCGAGCTGCGGGCGGGCGAGTACGACGTCCTCGTCGGCATCAACCTGCTCCGCGAGGGCCTCGACCTGCCCGAGGTGTCGCTGGTGGCGATCCTCGACGCCGACAAGCAGGGCTTCCTGCGCTCGGGGACCTCCCTGATCCAGACCATCGGCCGTGCCGCGCGCAACGTCTCCGGCGAGGTCCACATGTACGCGGACAGCATCACCCCGGCCATGGCCCAGGCGATCGACGAGACCAACCGCCGCCGGGAGAAGCAGGTCGCCTACAACACGGCCCACGGGATCGACCCGCAGCCGCTGCGCAAGAAGATCAACGACATCGTGGCGACGATCGCCCGCGAGGAGCTCGACACCGAGCAGCTGCTCGGCACCGGCTACCGGCAGACCAAGGACGGCAAGGCGCTCAAGGCCCCCGTCCCGGCGCTGGGCGGCAAGGCGGGCCAGGCCAAGGCGGGCGGCAGGGCCGGGGCCAAGGGGGCCAAGCGCGGCGAGGTCCTCACCGACCGCCCCGCAGCCGAACTGGCCGCGCTCATCGAGCAGATGACCGAGCGGATGCGCGGCGCCGCCGCGGAGCTGCAGTTCGAGGTCGCGGCCCGGATCCGGGACGAGGTGAGCGAGCTGAAGAAGGAGCTCAGGCAGATGAAGGAAGCGGGTCTCGCCTGA
- a CDS encoding pseudouridine-5'-phosphate glycosidase → MSQHTAFEVSAPVPVLSEEVREALARRQPVVALESTILAHGLPRPRNLAVGMELEELVRAEGAVPATVAVIDGVAYAGLDKARLERIAGGEGVRKLGHRDLAPALATGATGATTVSATAFLAARAGLRVFATGGLGGVHRDWTRSQDESADLALLARTRITVVCAGVKSILDVPATLQRLETLGVGVLGYGTERFPGFYLADSGEPVDWTVHRPEEVAAVMAAQDLLGGAESALLVANPVAESEQLDPELHDRVLAEALSECRARGITGQAVTPFLLGFLVRATGGASLEANLAAVRGNVRLGSRIARAWAARP, encoded by the coding sequence ATGTCACAGCACACAGCATTTGAGGTCAGCGCCCCGGTACCGGTCCTGTCGGAGGAGGTGCGCGAGGCGCTCGCCCGCCGGCAGCCCGTCGTGGCCCTGGAGTCGACGATCCTCGCCCACGGCCTGCCGCGGCCCCGCAATCTGGCGGTGGGCATGGAGCTGGAGGAGCTGGTCCGGGCGGAGGGAGCCGTTCCGGCGACGGTCGCGGTCATCGACGGGGTGGCGTACGCCGGGCTCGACAAGGCCCGGCTGGAGCGGATCGCCGGCGGCGAGGGCGTGCGCAAGCTCGGCCACCGGGACCTGGCGCCCGCGCTGGCGACGGGGGCGACGGGCGCCACCACGGTTTCAGCCACGGCCTTCCTGGCCGCGCGGGCGGGACTGCGGGTCTTCGCCACGGGCGGGCTGGGTGGCGTACACCGTGACTGGACGCGGTCGCAGGACGAGTCGGCGGACCTCGCGCTGCTGGCGCGGACCCGGATCACCGTGGTGTGCGCGGGGGTGAAGTCGATCCTGGACGTCCCGGCGACGCTTCAGCGGCTGGAGACGCTGGGGGTCGGTGTCCTCGGGTACGGGACGGAACGTTTCCCCGGGTTCTACCTGGCCGACTCCGGCGAGCCGGTGGACTGGACGGTCCATCGCCCGGAGGAAGTGGCGGCCGTGATGGCCGCTCAGGACCTCCTCGGCGGAGCGGAGTCGGCGCTGCTCGTGGCCAATCCGGTGGCGGAGTCCGAGCAGCTCGATCCGGAACTGCACGACCGGGTCCTGGCCGAGGCGCTGTCGGAGTGCCGGGCGCGGGGGATCACGGGGCAGGCGGTGACACCGTTCCTGCTGGGGTTCCTGGTGCGCGCGACGGGCGGCGCCTCCCTGGAGGCCAACCTCGCGGCGGTACGGGGCAACGTCCGCCTCGGGTCCCGGATCGCGCGGGCCTGGGCGGCGCGGCCGTGA
- a CDS encoding MFS transporter, producing the protein MSTAPGTDRSAAPITLADLPRLRRRTSGVLIAGQMLGGIGVPISIALAPVLATEVSGTESLSGFASTAAVIGTAVVSLPLAALMTARGRRPGLVLAYVIGAAGAALVVLAAAVRSFPLLMLGMAAFGAASSANLQSRFAAADLAEPDHRARAISVVVWASTIGAVLGPNLSAPASRSFAGTSIPQTAGPFVWAGAVFLLTAALIGVLLRPDPLLTARALAAPEEQTRAGRSLRAGFAAVKASPRARLALLTIAVSHTTMVSIMVMTPVDLGHHGAGLQLVGLVISVHIAGMFGFSPLMGWLADRLGRLSVIGLAAGLLCTAALLAGTAGGNHAQSAAGLFLLGLGWSAGMVSGSALLTDSVPQPARAAVQGLGDLTMNTAAGVGGAAAGLVMSQAGYGWLNAVAAALLLPVAALALFTSRRHPAGARKAP; encoded by the coding sequence ATGAGCACCGCGCCCGGCACCGACCGGTCGGCCGCGCCGATCACCCTCGCCGATCTGCCCCGGCTGCGGCGCCGCACCTCCGGGGTACTGATCGCCGGCCAGATGCTGGGCGGGATCGGCGTGCCGATCAGCATCGCCCTGGCCCCGGTACTGGCCACCGAGGTCAGCGGCACTGAGTCGCTCTCCGGCTTCGCCTCCACCGCCGCCGTGATCGGCACCGCCGTGGTCTCGCTGCCGCTCGCCGCGCTGATGACCGCGCGCGGCCGCCGGCCGGGCCTGGTCCTCGCCTACGTGATCGGCGCGGCCGGCGCGGCCCTCGTCGTCCTCGCCGCCGCGGTCCGGAGCTTCCCGCTCCTGATGCTCGGCATGGCCGCCTTCGGAGCCGCCTCCTCCGCCAACCTCCAGTCCCGCTTCGCCGCCGCCGACCTCGCCGAACCCGACCACCGGGCGCGGGCGATCTCCGTCGTCGTCTGGGCCTCCACCATCGGGGCGGTGCTCGGCCCCAACCTCTCCGCCCCGGCCAGCCGCAGCTTCGCCGGCACCTCCATACCCCAGACGGCGGGCCCCTTCGTATGGGCCGGCGCCGTCTTCCTGCTCACCGCCGCGCTGATCGGCGTACTCCTGCGCCCGGACCCGCTGCTGACCGCGCGGGCGCTCGCCGCACCCGAGGAGCAGACCCGCGCCGGGCGCTCGCTGCGCGCCGGGTTCGCGGCGGTCAAGGCATCCCCCCGGGCCCGGCTCGCGCTGCTGACCATCGCGGTGTCGCACACCACCATGGTCTCGATCATGGTGATGACCCCGGTCGACCTGGGGCACCACGGAGCCGGACTCCAGCTCGTCGGGCTGGTCATCAGCGTGCACATCGCCGGCATGTTCGGCTTCTCGCCGCTGATGGGCTGGCTCGCGGACCGCCTCGGCCGGCTGTCCGTGATCGGACTGGCGGCCGGGCTGCTGTGCACCGCCGCGCTCCTCGCCGGCACGGCCGGCGGGAACCACGCCCAGAGCGCCGCCGGGCTCTTCCTGCTCGGCCTCGGCTGGTCCGCGGGCATGGTGTCCGGCTCGGCGCTGCTGACCGACTCGGTGCCGCAGCCCGCGCGTGCCGCCGTACAGGGCCTCGGCGACCTCACGATGAACACGGCCGCCGGCGTGGGCGGCGCCGCCGCCGGTCTGGTCATGTCCCAGGCGGGCTACGGCTGGCTCAACGCGGTCGCGGCCGCCCTGCTGCTGCCGGTGGCGGCGCTCGCGCTGTTCACCTCGCGCCGCCATCCGGCCGGGGCCCGCAAGGCCCCGTAG
- a CDS encoding methylated-DNA--[protein]-cysteine S-methyltransferase, whose translation MDSTERPRGPHLEWTVVDSGIGPLLLAATPEGLVRVEFHAGPERAERMIGSLISRLGADAHRPEPGHEVLLAEPIRQLNAYFAGTLRRFELPLDWRLSSGFNRQVLLELDRSVPYGSVVGYGELAARAGAPGAAQAVGNAMGSNPLPLVVACHRVVENDGGIGGFGGGVETKRHLLALEGVLPQPLF comes from the coding sequence GTGGACAGCACCGAGCGGCCCCGCGGGCCGCACCTCGAATGGACCGTCGTCGACAGCGGCATCGGCCCCCTGCTCCTGGCCGCGACCCCGGAGGGTCTGGTCCGGGTGGAGTTCCATGCCGGCCCCGAGCGGGCCGAGCGGATGATCGGCTCGCTGATCTCCCGGCTCGGCGCCGACGCCCACCGTCCGGAGCCGGGCCACGAGGTCCTGCTGGCCGAGCCGATACGCCAGCTCAACGCCTACTTCGCCGGTACGCTGCGCCGCTTCGAGCTGCCGCTGGACTGGCGGCTCAGCTCCGGCTTCAACCGGCAGGTCCTGCTGGAGCTGGACCGCTCCGTTCCGTACGGGAGCGTGGTGGGGTACGGCGAGCTGGCCGCCCGGGCCGGAGCGCCGGGCGCGGCCCAGGCCGTCGGCAACGCCATGGGTTCGAACCCCCTGCCGCTGGTGGTGGCCTGCCACCGGGTCGTGGAGAACGACGGCGGCATCGGCGGGTTCGGCGGGGGTGTGGAGACCAAGCGCCACCTGCTCGCCCTGGAGGGCGTCCTGCCGCAGCCGCTGTTCTGA
- a CDS encoding DUF2293 domain-containing protein yields the protein MSLVVFESMKQIHCAECRQGPLRHLVREVGVPRCLDCADLGHLVYLPRGDTALTRRAHEASSLSAVVVRFHRSRRRYERRGLLVEEGALARAELACLADAEARARRRERDRLRRAAEDIRFTEAFAAEILRLFPGCPADRARAIAAHASVRGSGRVGRSAAGRALDAPAVSAAVRAAVRHLDTEYDALLMGGVPRFAARARLAPRIDAILDAWRAVPDPSARAS from the coding sequence ATGAGCCTGGTCGTTTTCGAGTCGATGAAGCAGATCCACTGCGCGGAATGCAGGCAGGGACCGCTGCGCCACCTCGTCCGTGAGGTCGGCGTGCCCCGCTGCCTGGACTGCGCCGACCTCGGACACCTCGTCTACCTGCCGCGCGGGGACACCGCCCTCACCCGCCGCGCCCACGAGGCCAGTTCTCTCTCGGCCGTCGTCGTCCGCTTCCACCGGAGCCGCCGCCGCTACGAGCGCCGGGGACTCCTCGTCGAGGAGGGGGCCCTGGCCCGGGCGGAGCTCGCCTGTCTCGCCGACGCCGAGGCACGGGCCAGGCGCCGCGAGCGCGACCGGCTGCGCCGCGCGGCCGAGGACATCCGGTTCACCGAGGCGTTCGCCGCCGAGATCCTGCGCCTGTTCCCCGGATGCCCCGCCGACCGGGCGCGGGCCATCGCCGCGCACGCCTCGGTGCGCGGCAGCGGCCGGGTGGGCCGCAGCGCGGCGGGCCGGGCCCTCGATGCGCCTGCCGTGTCGGCGGCGGTACGGGCGGCGGTGCGGCACCTGGACACCGAGTACGACGCCCTGCTGATGGGGGGCGTGCCCCGGTTCGCGGCCCGGGCCCGACTGGCGCCGCGGATCGACGCGATCCTGGACGCCTGGCGGGCCGTCCCCGACCCGTCCGCGCGGGCTAGTTGA